CGTATCGGCGTTTTCAACGATTAACGTTTCATAATGACACATAAACTTCAGGTGTTTATTTGGCAGCATCGCACCAGGAAGCAGTCCCATTTCTAAAAGCACCTGAAACCCGTTGCATACCCCAAGGATCGGCTTCCCTGCATCGGCAGCTTCGCGAATTTGCTCGATAACGCCAGATGTCGAAGCAATCGCACCTGGACGCAGGTAATCTCCGTAAGAGAATCCGCCCGGTAAAAGAACAGCATCATAGGAAGAAAGGTCAGCTTCCTGATACCAGACTAAATCAGCTTTTTCTCCAAGCGCTTCTGTAATTGCATAGTACATGTCCCGGTCACAGTTGGAACCTGGAAAAACGACGACAGCGAATTTCACTTAAACGACCTCCTCGATCGTGTAGGAATAATCTTCAATGACTGGATTGGCCAGAAGCTGATCACACATTTTATCGACTTGCTCTTCAATATCTTTCGAGTC
This window of the Halobacillus sp. Marseille-Q1614 genome carries:
- the purQ gene encoding phosphoribosylformylglycinamidine synthase subunit PurQ; translated protein: MKFAVVVFPGSNCDRDMYYAITEALGEKADLVWYQEADLSSYDAVLLPGGFSYGDYLRPGAIASTSGVIEQIREAADAGKPILGVCNGFQVLLEMGLLPGAMLPNKHLKFMCHYETLIVENADTMFTHHYEDQEEIEIPIAHGDGNYYCDEKTYQNLLANQQIAFRYKNNPNGSVADIAGITNESGNVLGMMPHPERAVDSLVGTTDGLRLFQSILTHWRDKHAIKA